One Nitrospina watsonii DNA segment encodes these proteins:
- a CDS encoding Mrp/NBP35 family ATP-binding protein codes for MSDQDIQVKVIGALKTVMDPDLHKNIVDLGFVKNLETKDGKVKFDVELTTPACPVKEELKAECEKKVGEIEGVSGVSVTMTSNVRPSEHQQPILTGVKNIIAVASGKGGVGKSTVSTNLAIALSLTGAKVGLMDADVYGPSIPKMLGMPIKPPRGAENNKFFPHEKYNLKVISAAFLTEEGQPLMLRGPMLGGIIQQFLQNVEWGELDYLVIDLPPGTGDVQLTLTQRAPLSGGVIVTTPQQISAIDADKGVKMFRQVKVPVLGVIENMSYFVCDGCDKKHFIFQSGAGQKLADDSSVPFLGDIPFIPDVVAGGDSGVPILLSNPDSPASLAYKDLAGKVAAQISINQSQAEKKIDSSFELAWKE; via the coding sequence ATGTCGGACCAAGATATACAGGTAAAAGTCATCGGGGCCTTGAAAACGGTCATGGACCCCGATTTGCACAAAAATATAGTCGATCTCGGGTTTGTCAAAAACCTGGAGACGAAGGACGGGAAGGTGAAGTTTGACGTGGAATTGACCACGCCCGCCTGCCCGGTCAAAGAAGAACTGAAGGCCGAATGTGAAAAAAAAGTGGGTGAAATCGAAGGCGTGAGTGGCGTCAGCGTCACCATGACTTCCAATGTCCGGCCTTCCGAGCACCAGCAGCCCATCCTGACCGGCGTGAAAAACATCATCGCCGTGGCCAGCGGCAAGGGCGGCGTCGGCAAATCCACCGTCAGCACCAACCTCGCCATCGCTCTCAGTTTGACGGGAGCCAAGGTCGGCCTGATGGATGCGGATGTTTACGGTCCGAGCATTCCCAAGATGCTGGGCATGCCGATCAAACCGCCGCGCGGTGCGGAGAACAATAAATTTTTCCCGCACGAAAAGTACAATCTGAAAGTCATTTCCGCCGCCTTCCTGACGGAAGAAGGACAGCCGTTGATGTTGCGCGGTCCCATGTTGGGCGGCATCATCCAGCAGTTCCTGCAGAACGTCGAATGGGGCGAGTTGGATTACCTGGTCATCGACCTGCCTCCGGGCACGGGTGACGTGCAGTTGACGTTGACCCAGCGCGCTCCGTTGTCGGGCGGGGTGATCGTCACCACGCCGCAGCAGATCAGTGCCATCGACGCGGACAAGGGCGTCAAGATGTTCCGCCAGGTGAAGGTGCCGGTGCTGGGCGTCATCGAAAACATGAGTTACTTCGTCTGCGACGGCTGCGACAAGAAACATTTCATCTTTCAGTCCGGCGCCGGGCAGAAGCTGGCGGACGATTCCAGCGTGCCGTTCCTGGGCGACATCCCGTTCATTCCGGATGTGGTCGCCGGCGGCGACTCGGGCGTGCCCATCCTCCTCAGCAATCCGGATTCTCCGGCTTCGCTGGCATACAAGGATCTGGCGGGCAAGGTCGCGGCGCAAATCAGCATCAATCAATCTCAGGCCGAGAAGAAAATCGATTCGAGCTTCGAGTTGGCCTGGAAAGAATAA
- a CDS encoding DUF971 domain-containing protein gives MSEEPQKKAKNEDLTPRDVKQVDESTLGITWTDGHEAIYPVKLLREKCPCAHCIDEWTGEKRIKPGQIPDTIRPIKIKAVGLYALQFDWNDGHSTGLYPYELLRNLCQCGECRSQNAA, from the coding sequence ATGAGTGAAGAACCGCAGAAAAAAGCGAAGAATGAAGACCTGACTCCCCGGGATGTGAAGCAGGTGGATGAATCCACGCTGGGCATCACCTGGACCGATGGTCATGAAGCGATCTATCCCGTGAAACTGCTGCGGGAGAAATGTCCGTGCGCCCATTGCATCGATGAATGGACGGGCGAAAAGAGGATCAAACCGGGCCAGATTCCGGACACCATCCGCCCGATCAAGATCAAGGCGGTCGGATTGTACGCCTTGCAGTTCGACTGGAACGACGGTCACAGCACCGGGCTCTATCCCTACGAGCTGCTTCGGAATCTGTGCCAGTGCGGCGAATGCCGGTCGCAGAACGCGGCGTAA
- a CDS encoding PCP reductase family protein: MKFLCVPCDEQMETQKEGLLMTDDSKNIALKFKCKKCGHTIAMLTNKFETEFVSKLGVEAGGASEFGKMPFGMVGSSLAGGKEELKKSEPTDEADVEWTQEAKDRIQKVPFFVRGMAKKTVINFAKSKGIKVIDAALMDEVRDKVGM, from the coding sequence ATGAAGTTCCTTTGCGTTCCCTGCGACGAGCAGATGGAAACCCAGAAAGAAGGTCTCTTGATGACCGATGACAGCAAGAACATCGCTCTCAAGTTCAAATGCAAAAAGTGCGGGCACACCATTGCCATGCTGACCAATAAGTTCGAGACGGAATTTGTGAGCAAGTTGGGCGTGGAAGCAGGCGGTGCCTCGGAGTTCGGCAAAATGCCGTTCGGCATGGTGGGCAGCTCTCTCGCCGGCGGCAAGGAAGAACTCAAGAAATCCGAGCCCACAGATGAAGCCGATGTCGAGTGGACGCAGGAAGCCAAGGATCGCATTCAGAAGGTGCCCTTCTTCGTGCGCGGCATGGCCAAAAAGACGGTCATCAATTTTGCCAAATCGAAAGGCATCAAAGTGATCGACGCGGCGCTGATGGACGAAGTGCGCGACAAGGTGGGCATGTAA
- a CDS encoding P-loop NTPase, which produces MKTYNDLASDGGSNIVEQVVSQQQKLRARMDKIKHKVCLMSGKGGVGKSSMTANVAACLAERGHKVGILDADLNGPSVAKLLGVSNDTKLKVDDDGVHPGEGFLGIKIMSMDMLLPSADSPVMWTDDQSASAVWVSTMESTALQELLRDTIWGELDYLLIDMPPGSDRIDNIRDLMPELAGVVEITIPSPISQHIVSKSITKNSKLKVPVIGLVENMATYVCPHCNEEGALFEGQSVEALAKAKGIPFLGRVPFDSRISKESEQRKLFFSEHRDSTTGKALNTIVDGIEKFIKSK; this is translated from the coding sequence ATGAAAACGTACAACGACCTGGCTTCCGACGGCGGCTCCAATATTGTGGAGCAGGTGGTCAGCCAGCAGCAAAAACTGCGGGCCAGGATGGATAAAATAAAACACAAAGTCTGCCTGATGAGCGGCAAGGGTGGCGTCGGCAAAAGCTCCATGACCGCCAACGTTGCGGCCTGCCTCGCTGAACGCGGCCATAAAGTGGGCATTCTGGATGCCGACCTCAACGGGCCCAGTGTTGCCAAACTTCTGGGCGTGTCCAACGACACCAAATTGAAGGTCGATGACGATGGGGTCCATCCCGGAGAAGGTTTCCTGGGGATCAAGATCATGTCCATGGACATGCTGCTGCCGAGCGCCGACTCACCGGTGATGTGGACAGACGACCAGAGTGCCAGCGCCGTCTGGGTGAGCACCATGGAATCGACCGCGTTGCAGGAGTTGTTGCGCGACACCATCTGGGGCGAATTGGATTACCTGCTGATCGACATGCCTCCGGGCAGCGACCGCATCGACAACATCCGCGACCTGATGCCCGAGCTGGCAGGCGTGGTGGAGATCACCATCCCCTCCCCCATTTCGCAGCACATCGTGTCGAAATCGATCACCAAAAATTCGAAGTTGAAAGTACCGGTCATCGGGCTGGTGGAAAACATGGCCACCTACGTATGCCCGCATTGCAACGAAGAAGGCGCTCTGTTCGAAGGACAAAGCGTCGAGGCGTTGGCCAAGGCCAAGGGTATCCCCTTTCTGGGCCGGGTCCCCTTTGACAGCCGCATATCGAAAGAGTCGGAACAGCGCAAACTCTTTTTCTCGGAACATCGGGATTCGACCACCGGCAAAGCTCTCAACACCATCGTTGATGGTATTGAAAAATTTATCAAATCCAAATAA
- the truA gene encoding tRNA pseudouridine(38-40) synthase TruA: MRRLKLVLEYEGSQYHGWQFQPNGLSIQEVLEGRLETITGCKTTVIGSGRTDSGVHAEGQVAHFNTECPMTPRQFLKALNSMLPYDIVVKSVEEVDLSFHARMCATHKLYRYTLLNRDFPSALFYRQAHYVAQPLNVEAMRRAAQHLVGRHDFTSFRGSGCGARSALREIYDLRIKKYKDWLQISIEGNGFLKHMVRNIVGTLIEVGHGRLAADALPEIIASRNRGRAGPTAPARGLCLVKVFYADSPQNEDSPAEKK, translated from the coding sequence ATGCGCAGACTCAAACTTGTTCTCGAATACGAAGGCAGTCAGTACCACGGCTGGCAGTTCCAGCCCAACGGATTGTCCATCCAGGAAGTGCTGGAAGGCCGCCTCGAAACCATCACCGGCTGCAAAACCACGGTGATCGGGTCCGGCCGCACCGATTCCGGTGTGCACGCGGAAGGGCAGGTGGCGCATTTCAACACGGAATGCCCGATGACGCCGCGGCAGTTTCTGAAAGCGCTCAACAGCATGCTGCCATACGACATCGTGGTGAAATCGGTGGAGGAGGTGGACCTTTCCTTCCACGCCCGCATGTGCGCCACCCACAAGCTTTACCGTTACACCCTGCTCAACCGCGATTTCCCGTCGGCGCTGTTCTACCGGCAGGCCCATTACGTCGCCCAGCCGCTCAATGTCGAGGCCATGCGCCGGGCGGCCCAACACCTGGTCGGCCGGCACGACTTCACGTCGTTCCGGGGATCGGGCTGCGGCGCCCGCAGTGCGTTGCGCGAGATCTATGACCTGCGCATCAAAAAGTACAAGGACTGGCTGCAGATTTCCATCGAGGGCAACGGCTTTCTGAAACACATGGTGCGCAATATCGTCGGCACTCTCATCGAAGTCGGGCATGGCCGCCTCGCCGCCGACGCGCTTCCGGAAATCATCGCCTCCCGCAACCGCGGCAGGGCCGGTCCCACGGCTCCGGCACGCGGACTCTGCCTGGTCAAGGTCTTCTATGCGGACTCGCCTCAGAACGAGGATTCCCCTGCGGAAAAAAAATGA
- the leuB gene encoding 3-isopropylmalate dehydrogenase: MSQEYTIAVLPGDGIGPEVIAEAIKVMRVVETRLGLKLNLNEQPVGGAGYEASGKPLPDDTLKAAKSADAVLLGAVGGPKWEAIDFSLRPERALLGLRSELGLFANLRPAKVFRALTEASSLKPEVVEGLDVLVVRELTGGIYFGEPRGVETLPDGERRGINTLVYTESEIVRIAEVAFDVALKRNKKVCSVDKANVLEATGLWREVVTDLHKKKYSAVELSHMYVDNAAMQLVRNPKQFDVIVTTNMFGDILSDEASMLTGSIGMLPSASLGGKTAMYEPIHGSAPDIAGQDMANPLATILSVGMMFKYSLDREDVNTVLENVVESILDAGYRTKDIMSKGMKEVGCKAMGDLVVQALEKKL; the protein is encoded by the coding sequence ATGAGTCAGGAATATACGATTGCAGTGTTGCCGGGCGATGGCATCGGCCCCGAAGTGATCGCCGAGGCGATCAAGGTGATGCGTGTGGTGGAAACCCGCCTTGGCCTGAAACTGAATTTGAACGAGCAGCCGGTGGGCGGTGCGGGCTATGAGGCCTCGGGCAAACCCCTGCCCGACGACACGTTGAAGGCGGCGAAATCCGCGGATGCGGTGCTGCTGGGTGCGGTGGGCGGCCCCAAATGGGAGGCCATCGATTTTTCACTGCGACCGGAGCGGGCGCTGCTGGGTCTGCGCTCGGAGCTGGGCCTGTTCGCCAATCTACGCCCGGCCAAGGTGTTTCGTGCCTTGACGGAGGCCTCTTCGCTGAAGCCGGAAGTGGTCGAGGGACTCGACGTCCTGGTGGTTCGGGAGTTGACGGGCGGCATTTATTTTGGCGAGCCACGCGGCGTCGAAACCCTGCCGGACGGCGAACGCCGCGGCATCAACACACTGGTGTACACGGAAAGCGAAATCGTTCGCATTGCGGAAGTGGCCTTCGACGTCGCCCTCAAGCGCAACAAAAAAGTCTGTTCGGTGGACAAGGCCAACGTGCTGGAGGCCACCGGCCTGTGGCGCGAGGTGGTGACGGATCTCCACAAAAAAAAATACAGTGCGGTGGAACTCTCCCACATGTACGTGGACAACGCGGCCATGCAACTGGTGCGCAACCCGAAGCAGTTCGACGTCATCGTCACCACCAACATGTTCGGCGATATTTTGAGCGATGAGGCCAGCATGCTGACCGGTTCGATCGGCATGCTCCCGTCGGCGAGCCTCGGTGGCAAGACGGCGATGTACGAACCGATCCATGGCAGCGCTCCGGACATCGCCGGACAAGACATGGCGAATCCCCTCGCCACCATCCTGTCGGTGGGCATGATGTTCAAGTATTCCCTCGACCGCGAGGACGTCAACACGGTGCTCGAAAATGTCGTTGAATCGATTCTGGATGCGGGGTACCGTACGAAAGACATCATGTCTAAGGGGATGAAAGAAGTGGGCTGCAAGGCCATGGGCGACCTCGTCGTGCAGGCTCTGGAGAAGAAACTGTAA
- a CDS encoding aspartate-semialdehyde dehydrogenase: MQKKDRYNVAVVGATGAVGRTMIATLEERKFPVAELRLLASSRSAGSQLPFHGEPVTVQELQDDSFQGMDLALFSAGAATSKQFAPKAVEAGCIAIDNSSAFRMEPGIPLVVPEVNPEAIGDQPGIIANPNCSTIQMVMALKPLHDRYRVRRVIVSTYQSVSGSGQKAIDELVRQSQSALHCEPMVKNVYPHQIAFNCLPHIDSFLDNGYTKEEMKMVNETRKIMGDDSINVTPTTVRVPVMYAHSESVYVETDEEIDVAEVRRVLSAFPGVSVVDAPEKNEYPLAIDAAGRDEVMVGRIRKDLANPKALNLWVVCDNLRKGAALNAVQIAELFLR, from the coding sequence ATGCAGAAAAAAGACCGTTACAACGTCGCGGTGGTGGGCGCCACGGGGGCCGTGGGCCGCACCATGATCGCCACCTTGGAGGAACGCAAATTCCCGGTGGCGGAACTGCGCCTGCTCGCCTCCAGCCGCTCCGCAGGCAGCCAACTGCCGTTTCATGGCGAACCGGTCACCGTGCAGGAATTGCAGGACGACTCGTTCCAGGGCATGGACCTCGCCCTGTTTTCGGCGGGGGCCGCCACCAGCAAACAGTTCGCGCCGAAAGCGGTGGAAGCGGGGTGCATTGCCATCGATAACAGCAGTGCGTTTCGCATGGAGCCGGGCATTCCGCTGGTGGTGCCGGAAGTCAACCCCGAGGCCATCGGCGACCAACCCGGCATCATCGCCAATCCCAACTGCTCGACCATCCAGATGGTGATGGCATTGAAGCCGTTGCACGATCGCTACCGGGTGCGGCGCGTCATCGTATCGACGTACCAGTCGGTGTCGGGTTCCGGGCAGAAGGCCATTGATGAACTGGTCCGGCAGAGCCAGAGTGCGCTCCACTGCGAGCCTATGGTGAAGAACGTGTATCCGCACCAGATCGCCTTCAACTGCCTGCCGCACATCGACAGCTTCCTCGACAACGGTTACACCAAGGAAGAGATGAAGATGGTCAACGAGACCCGTAAGATCATGGGCGACGACAGCATAAACGTCACGCCGACCACAGTGCGGGTGCCGGTGATGTACGCGCATTCGGAATCGGTGTACGTCGAGACCGATGAAGAGATCGACGTGGCGGAAGTGCGCCGTGTGTTGTCCGCGTTTCCGGGCGTCAGCGTGGTCGATGCGCCGGAGAAAAACGAGTATCCACTGGCCATCGATGCCGCCGGACGCGACGAAGTGATGGTGGGGCGCATCCGCAAGGACCTCGCCAACCCAAAAGCCCTCAACCTGTGGGTGGTGTGCGACAACCTGAGAAAAGGCGCGGCGCTCAACGCCGTACAGATTGCCGAGTTGTTCCTACGCTGA
- the mtnP gene encoding S-methyl-5'-thioadenosine phosphorylase: MAQKILGVIGGSGLYNMKDLKVEKEVAVDTPYGAPSDPVVLGELGGVKLAFLPRHGVGHRIPPSGINYRANIFAMKKLGVERIVSVSAVGSMKEEIAPGHIVLPDQFIDRTHQRVGTFFTDGIVGHVSLADPICDDMHGHVLEASQKAGAVVHPGGTYVCIEGPQFSTRAESNVYRSWGVEVIGMTNVTEAKLAREAGICYVTIALATDYDCWHIEEEPVTLEQVLEIMHKNVELAQAILKEVVARPVLDRDCACGEAATKAIVTDPAKIPEQRKRDLEPLFGKL; the protein is encoded by the coding sequence ATGGCGCAGAAAATTCTCGGTGTGATCGGCGGCAGCGGCCTGTATAACATGAAGGATCTCAAGGTGGAAAAAGAGGTCGCCGTGGACACGCCTTACGGCGCGCCTTCCGATCCGGTGGTGCTGGGCGAGTTGGGCGGTGTGAAGTTGGCGTTTCTGCCGCGCCACGGCGTCGGCCACCGCATCCCACCGTCGGGAATCAATTACCGCGCCAACATTTTCGCCATGAAGAAACTCGGCGTCGAGCGCATCGTGTCCGTCAGCGCCGTCGGTAGCATGAAAGAAGAGATCGCGCCCGGCCACATCGTGCTGCCCGACCAGTTCATCGATCGCACGCACCAGCGCGTTGGTACTTTTTTCACCGACGGCATCGTCGGTCACGTCAGCCTCGCCGATCCCATCTGCGACGACATGCACGGGCACGTGCTGGAAGCCAGCCAGAAGGCGGGTGCGGTGGTGCATCCGGGGGGCACCTATGTGTGCATCGAGGGGCCGCAGTTTTCGACGCGCGCGGAGTCGAACGTGTACCGCAGCTGGGGCGTGGAGGTGATCGGCATGACCAACGTCACCGAGGCCAAACTGGCACGCGAAGCGGGCATTTGCTATGTTACCATTGCGCTTGCCACGGACTACGACTGCTGGCACATTGAGGAGGAGCCGGTCACGCTGGAGCAGGTGCTGGAAATCATGCACAAGAACGTCGAGCTGGCGCAGGCCATCCTGAAAGAAGTGGTGGCGCGGCCGGTGCTCGACCGCGACTGCGCCTGCGGCGAGGCGGCAACGAAAGCCATCGTCACCGATCCTGCAAAAATTCCCGAGCAACGCAAACGAGACCTCGAACCCCTGTTTGGAAAACTATGA
- the hemL gene encoding glutamate-1-semialdehyde 2,1-aminomutase → MNRKKSDTLFEEAQQYIPGGVNSPVRAFKAVGGHPLFIQKAKGSRLWDVDGNEFIDYNASWGPLIFGHAHPQIVDAVKRTAELGTSFGAPTELEIEMAKKVIDCVPSIERVRMVSSGTEATMSAIRLARGYTKRDKIVKFEGNFHGHGDSLLVKSGSGLMSLGIPDCPGVIEDLAKNTLTLPYNNADAVTELFNRMGDEIACLIVEPIAGNMGVVPPKEGFLQTLRDVTTQHGALLIFDEVISGFRVGLGGAQKLYGITPDMTTLGKIIGGGLPVGAYGGKKEFMDHIAPVGSVYQAGTLSGNPLAMAAGLEMLNLLSGEGVYPDLDAKSNRLYEGFRNNAEEAGVSACFTRVGSMFSMFFTDREVLDFETVSTCDLGFFKRYFNAMLEAGVYIACSQFEAGFISAVHTDEDIDRTIEANRNALKAAKG, encoded by the coding sequence ATGAATCGCAAGAAATCCGATACCCTGTTTGAAGAAGCGCAGCAATACATTCCCGGCGGCGTCAACAGCCCCGTTCGGGCGTTCAAGGCCGTCGGCGGCCATCCGTTGTTCATCCAGAAAGCCAAAGGCTCGCGCCTGTGGGACGTGGACGGCAACGAGTTCATCGATTACAACGCCTCGTGGGGACCGCTCATCTTCGGCCACGCGCATCCGCAGATCGTCGATGCGGTGAAACGGACCGCTGAACTGGGCACCAGCTTCGGCGCCCCAACCGAACTCGAAATCGAGATGGCGAAGAAGGTCATCGACTGTGTGCCGTCGATCGAGCGCGTGCGCATGGTCAGTTCCGGCACCGAGGCGACGATGAGCGCCATCCGCCTGGCGCGCGGTTACACCAAGCGCGACAAGATCGTTAAATTCGAAGGCAACTTCCACGGCCACGGCGACAGCCTGCTGGTCAAGTCCGGCTCCGGCCTGATGTCGCTGGGCATCCCGGACTGCCCCGGCGTCATCGAAGACCTGGCGAAGAACACGTTGACCCTTCCTTATAATAACGCCGATGCGGTGACGGAGTTGTTCAACCGGATGGGTGATGAAATCGCCTGCCTCATCGTCGAACCCATCGCCGGCAACATGGGCGTGGTGCCGCCGAAAGAAGGGTTTTTGCAAACGCTGCGCGACGTCACCACGCAGCACGGCGCATTGCTGATTTTCGACGAGGTCATCAGCGGGTTCCGCGTGGGGCTGGGCGGGGCGCAGAAACTGTACGGCATCACCCCGGACATGACGACGCTCGGCAAAATCATCGGCGGTGGTTTGCCGGTGGGCGCGTACGGCGGCAAAAAAGAGTTCATGGATCACATCGCGCCGGTGGGCTCGGTGTACCAGGCGGGCACGCTCTCCGGCAATCCGCTGGCCATGGCGGCCGGTCTGGAAATGCTGAACCTGCTTTCCGGCGAGGGAGTGTACCCGGACCTGGATGCAAAGAGCAACCGGTTGTATGAAGGCTTCCGCAACAACGCGGAGGAAGCGGGCGTGTCGGCCTGCTTCACGCGGGTGGGTTCGATGTTCTCGATGTTCTTCACCGATCGGGAGGTGCTGGATTTCGAGACGGTTTCGACCTGCGACCTTGGTTTTTTCAAACGCTATTTCAATGCCATGCTGGAGGCGGGCGTCTACATCGCCTGCTCGCAGTTCGAGGCGGGATTCATCTCCGCCGTGCATACGGATGAAGACATCGATCGCACGATCGAAGCCAATCGCAACGCCCTGAAAGCGGCGAAGGGTTGA
- the eno gene encoding phosphopyruvate hydratase: protein MSEIVGIQARQILDSRGNPTVEVDVFLEEGLMGRAAVPSGASTGSREALEMRDGDKKSYMGKGVQKAVKNVNTKIAPELVGIEVTEQRLIDQIMIELDGSANKGKLGANAILGVSLAVAHAAANDLDVPLFSYIGGSNACELPVPMMNVLNGGAHADNNVDIQEFMIMPVGAGSFHQALQMGTEVFHHLKAVLKKKKYNTAVGDEGGFAPNLKSNAEAIEVLLAAIKSAGYKEGKDILLALDVAASELYQNKKYVLAAEKKSKLTSDEMVDYLAKLVKKYPIVSIEDGLAENDWKGWEKLTKKVGDTTQLVGDDLFVTNTKILKKGIQEGVCNSILIKVNQIGTLTETLEAVEMAKRAGYTAVISHRSGETEDTTIADIAVGVNSGQIKTGSLCRTDRVAKYNQLLRIEEMLGPAAVFRGREVFYNLGM from the coding sequence ATGAGCGAGATCGTTGGCATTCAGGCAAGACAGATTTTAGATTCGCGGGGCAACCCGACGGTTGAAGTGGATGTGTTTCTGGAGGAAGGGTTGATGGGCCGTGCGGCGGTGCCTTCCGGCGCATCCACCGGATCGCGCGAAGCGCTGGAGATGCGCGACGGCGACAAGAAGTCGTACATGGGCAAGGGCGTGCAGAAAGCGGTCAAAAACGTCAACACCAAGATCGCGCCGGAACTGGTGGGCATCGAGGTGACGGAGCAGCGGCTGATCGACCAAATCATGATCGAGCTGGATGGCAGCGCCAACAAGGGCAAGCTGGGCGCCAACGCGATTCTGGGTGTGTCGCTGGCGGTGGCGCATGCGGCGGCGAACGATCTCGATGTGCCGCTGTTCAGCTACATCGGCGGCAGCAACGCGTGTGAGTTGCCGGTGCCGATGATGAACGTGCTCAATGGCGGCGCGCACGCCGACAACAACGTCGATATCCAGGAATTCATGATCATGCCCGTCGGTGCGGGGAGCTTTCATCAGGCCCTGCAGATGGGGACCGAGGTGTTTCATCATCTGAAGGCCGTGCTTAAAAAGAAGAAATACAACACGGCGGTGGGCGATGAAGGCGGCTTTGCGCCGAATCTGAAATCCAATGCGGAAGCCATCGAAGTGCTGCTGGCGGCCATCAAGAGCGCCGGCTACAAGGAGGGCAAGGACATCCTGCTGGCTTTGGACGTGGCGGCGAGCGAATTGTATCAGAATAAAAAATACGTGCTGGCGGCGGAGAAGAAATCGAAACTCACTTCCGACGAGATGGTCGATTACCTGGCGAAACTGGTGAAGAAGTATCCCATCGTCAGTATCGAAGATGGGCTCGCCGAAAACGACTGGAAAGGCTGGGAGAAGCTCACAAAAAAAGTGGGGGACACCACGCAGCTGGTCGGCGATGATTTGTTCGTCACCAACACCAAAATTTTGAAGAAAGGCATTCAGGAAGGCGTGTGCAATTCGATCCTGATTAAAGTAAACCAGATCGGCACGCTGACCGAAACCCTGGAAGCGGTGGAGATGGCCAAGCGCGCCGGCTACACGGCAGTCATTTCGCACCGGTCGGGGGAGACCGAGGACACGACCATTGCCGACATCGCCGTCGGCGTCAACTCCGGCCAGATCAAAACCGGCTCGCTGTGCCGCACCGATCGCGTTGCCAAGTACAACCAACTGCTCCGCATTGAAGAGATGCTGGGGCCGGCAGCGGTGTTCAGGGGCCGCGAGGTGTTCTACAACCTGGGGATGTGA
- a CDS encoding FtsB family cell division protein, producing the protein MRYTPKPLNKIQTTLALSLLLFATMIGVAVFSDDGVMTVFSFKGDLEKLKENNESLVEDNLTLRREIGALKSDPLAVERVAREKLNLVRPGETVYQIVPHPNTP; encoded by the coding sequence ATGCGTTACACACCGAAGCCACTCAACAAGATCCAGACCACACTGGCGCTCAGCCTCTTGCTGTTCGCCACCATGATCGGGGTCGCTGTGTTCAGCGACGATGGGGTCATGACGGTATTCAGTTTTAAAGGGGATCTGGAAAAACTGAAAGAGAACAATGAGTCCCTCGTCGAAGACAACCTGACTCTGCGTCGCGAGATCGGGGCTCTGAAATCGGACCCCCTCGCGGTGGAGCGGGTCGCCCGCGAAAAGTTGAATCTGGTTCGGCCCGGGGAGACCGTGTACCAGATCGTTCCCCACCCCAATACACCTTAG
- a CDS encoding integration host factor subunit alpha, which translates to MTKQDIINHVSQEASLSRAKAEEAVETVIKLIKESLGQGEPVILRRFGTFQVKAKTKRMGRNPKTGEEAEISARKVVRFKSGKHFKQAVNSDDE; encoded by the coding sequence ATGACCAAGCAAGACATTATCAATCACGTATCGCAGGAAGCGAGCCTGTCCCGGGCCAAGGCCGAAGAAGCGGTGGAAACCGTTATCAAGCTGATTAAAGAGTCGTTGGGGCAGGGTGAGCCTGTGATCTTGCGGCGGTTTGGGACCTTCCAGGTTAAGGCCAAGACCAAACGCATGGGCCGAAACCCGAAAACCGGCGAAGAGGCTGAAATTTCCGCCCGTAAAGTCGTCCGCTTCAAGTCTGGAAAGCACTTCAAGCAGGCGGTCAACAGCGACGACGAGTGA